In Paracoccaceae bacterium Fryx2, a single genomic region encodes these proteins:
- the purL gene encoding phosphoribosylformylglycinamidine synthase subunit PurL, with protein MSEPTIDAELVAAHGLKPDEYQRILQIIGRTPSFTELGIFSAMWNEHCSYKSSKKWLRTLPTTGPQVICGPGENAGVVDIGDGQAIIFKMESHNHPSYIEPHQGAATGVGGILRDVFTMGARPIAAMNALSFGEPSHPKTAHLVKGVVEGVGGYGNAFGVPTIGGEVRFHRSYNGNCLVNAFAAGLADADKIFYSVASGVGMPVVYLGAKTGRDGVGGATMASAEFDDTIEDKRPTVQVGDPFTEKRLLEACLELMASGAVISIQDMGAAGLTCSAVEMGDKGGLGIRLQLDDVPQRETRMTAYEMMLSESQERMLMVLKPEMEAEARAIFVKWDLDFAIVGETIPEDRFLILHGNEVKADLPLSKLASSAPEYDRPWVETPAAAPLGDVPAIDAIDALRALIGSPSYAHKAWVWEQYDSMVMADTVVAPGLGAGVVRVHGTPKALAFTSDVTPRYVKANPYEGGKQAVAEAWRNLCAVGALPLATTDNLNFGNPEKPEIMGQLVGAIKGIGEACIALDMPIVSGNVSLYNETDGTGILPTPTIGAVGLLTSLDDLIAGHPAAGDAALVIGTTHGHLGQSALLAEAFGIEAGDAPPVDLAAERRHGDFLRAHRCHIRAATDLSDGGLALAAFEMAEAAGLGLTLAADDIATLYGEDQARYLVACAPSEAEALQAAGRAAGVPVAIVGSFGGDAVRLGSSHAALAELSALYRSAFAAALT; from the coding sequence ATGTCAGAACCAACGATCGACGCAGAGCTTGTCGCGGCCCACGGGCTGAAGCCCGATGAATACCAGCGCATCCTGCAGATCATCGGCCGCACCCCCAGCTTCACCGAGCTTGGCATCTTCTCGGCGATGTGGAACGAGCATTGCTCCTACAAGTCGTCGAAGAAATGGCTGCGCACCCTGCCCACCACCGGCCCGCAGGTGATCTGCGGCCCGGGCGAAAACGCGGGCGTGGTGGATATCGGCGACGGGCAGGCGATCATCTTCAAGATGGAAAGCCACAACCACCCCTCCTACATCGAGCCGCATCAGGGCGCGGCCACCGGGGTGGGGGGCATCCTGCGCGATGTGTTCACCATGGGCGCGCGCCCCATCGCCGCAATGAACGCGCTCAGCTTCGGAGAGCCGTCCCATCCCAAGACCGCGCATCTGGTCAAGGGCGTGGTCGAGGGCGTCGGCGGCTACGGCAACGCCTTCGGCGTGCCCACCATCGGCGGCGAGGTGCGCTTCCACCGCAGCTACAACGGCAACTGCCTGGTCAACGCCTTTGCGGCGGGCCTCGCCGATGCCGACAAGATCTTCTACTCGGTGGCCTCGGGCGTGGGGATGCCGGTGGTCTACCTCGGCGCCAAGACCGGGCGCGACGGCGTCGGCGGCGCCACCATGGCCTCGGCCGAATTCGACGACACCATCGAGGACAAGCGCCCCACCGTGCAGGTCGGAGACCCCTTCACCGAAAAGCGCCTGCTGGAGGCCTGCCTGGAACTGATGGCCTCGGGCGCCGTGATCTCGATCCAGGACATGGGGGCGGCCGGCCTCACCTGTTCGGCGGTGGAAATGGGCGACAAGGGCGGCCTTGGCATCCGCTTGCAGCTTGACGACGTGCCGCAGCGCGAAACCCGGATGACCGCCTACGAGATGATGCTGTCGGAATCCCAGGAACGGATGCTGATGGTCCTGAAGCCCGAGATGGAGGCCGAAGCCCGCGCGATCTTCGTGAAATGGGATCTCGATTTTGCCATCGTCGGCGAAACCATCCCCGAAGACCGCTTCCTGATCCTGCACGGCAACGAGGTGAAGGCCGACCTGCCGCTGTCGAAACTCGCCTCCTCCGCCCCGGAATACGACCGGCCATGGGTCGAAACCCCCGCCGCCGCGCCGCTGGGCGATGTGCCCGCCATCGACGCGATCGACGCCCTGCGTGCGCTGATCGGGTCGCCCAGCTACGCCCACAAGGCCTGGGTGTGGGAACAATACGACAGCATGGTGATGGCCGACACCGTGGTGGCCCCCGGCCTCGGGGCCGGCGTGGTGCGGGTGCACGGCACGCCCAAGGCGCTTGCCTTCACCAGCGACGTGACCCCGCGCTACGTCAAGGCAAACCCCTACGAGGGCGGCAAGCAGGCGGTGGCCGAAGCCTGGCGCAACCTCTGCGCCGTCGGCGCCCTCCCCCTTGCCACCACCGACAACCTGAACTTCGGCAACCCCGAAAAGCCCGAGATCATGGGCCAGCTGGTCGGCGCCATCAAGGGCATCGGCGAGGCCTGCATCGCGCTCGACATGCCGATCGTGTCGGGCAACGTCTCGCTCTACAACGAAACCGACGGCACCGGCATCCTGCCCACCCCCACCATCGGCGCGGTCGGCCTGCTGACCAGCCTCGATGACCTGATCGCGGGCCACCCCGCCGCGGGCGACGCCGCCCTGGTGATCGGCACGACCCATGGCCATCTCGGCCAGTCCGCCCTGCTGGCCGAGGCGTTCGGCATCGAGGCGGGCGACGCCCCCCCGGTCGATCTCGCGGCCGAGCGTCGCCACGGCGACTTCCTGCGCGCCCACCGCTGCCACATCCGTGCCGCCACCGACCTGTCGGACGGCGGTCTGGCCCTGGCCGCCTTCGAGATGGCCGAAGCCGCGGGCCTCGGCCTGACGCTCGCGGCAGACGACATCGCCACCCTCTACGGCGAAGACCAGGCGCGCTACCTCGTGGCCTGCGCCCCGTCCGAGGCCGAGGCCCTGCAGGCCGCAGGCCGCGCCGCGGGCGTTCCCGTCGCAATCGTGGGCAGCTTTGGCGGCGATGCCGTCCGATTGGGCAGCAGCCACGCCGCCCTGGCCGAACTTTCCGCCCTCTACCGCAGCGCCTTCGCCGCCGCCCTGACCTGA
- a CDS encoding BolA/IbaG family iron-sulfur metabolism protein, with protein MAMEARDIENLIRETFPNARITITDLAGDGNHWAAEVIDESFKGLNRVQQQRAVYASLKGKMDGAHGELHALALTTKAPE; from the coding sequence ATGGCCATGGAAGCCCGCGACATCGAAAACCTGATCCGGGAAACCTTCCCCAACGCCCGGATCACCATCACCGACCTCGCCGGTGACGGCAACCACTGGGCGGCCGAAGTGATCGACGAAAGCTTCAAGGGCCTGAACCGCGTCCAGCAGCAGCGCGCCGTCTATGCGAGCCTCAAGGGCAAGATGGACGGGGCGCATGGCGAACTCCACGCCCTCGCGCTGACCACCAAGGCCCCCGAATAA
- the grxD gene encoding Grx4 family monothiol glutaredoxin, translating to MSTAEDQIRDTVTKNDVVLFMKGTKAMPQCGFSSRVAGVLNFMGVDFADVNVLADADIRQGIKDFSDWPTIPQLYVKGEFVGGCDIVTEMTLSGELDALFEAKGVTYDKAAADKIREANA from the coding sequence ATGAGCACCGCCGAAGACCAGATCCGTGACACCGTGACCAAGAACGACGTCGTGCTCTTCATGAAGGGCACGAAGGCCATGCCGCAATGCGGCTTCTCCAGCCGCGTCGCGGGCGTGCTGAACTTCATGGGCGTCGATTTTGCCGACGTCAACGTGCTGGCCGACGCCGACATCCGCCAGGGCATCAAGGACTTCTCCGACTGGCCGACCATCCCGCAGCTTTACGTCAAGGGCGAATTCGTCGGCGGCTGCGACATCGTCACCGAGATGACCCTGTCGGGCGAACTCGATGCCCTGTTCGAGGCCAAGGGCGTCACCTACGACAAGGCCGCCGCCGACAAGATCCGCGAAGCCAACGCCTGA
- a CDS encoding cell division protein ZapA — MPELDITIGGRTFQVACQTGEEHFLRSAAAMLDIEAQPLVAQMGRVPEGRMLLMAGLMLADKTAALEDELRVLKARMAEVEARPLPAPLRIEVPVIPAEVTEALAEIAARAEAMAAAVEERAEA; from the coding sequence ATGCCCGAGCTTGACATCACCATCGGCGGACGGACCTTTCAGGTTGCCTGCCAGACCGGCGAAGAGCACTTCCTGCGATCTGCCGCCGCGATGCTCGACATCGAGGCGCAGCCGCTGGTGGCGCAGATGGGGCGGGTGCCCGAGGGGCGGATGCTGCTGATGGCGGGGCTGATGCTGGCCGACAAGACGGCGGCGCTGGAGGACGAGCTGCGCGTGCTGAAGGCACGCATGGCCGAGGTCGAGGCCCGCCCGCTGCCCGCGCCGCTGCGCATCGAGGTGCCGGTGATTCCGGCCGAGGTCACTGAGGCGCTGGCAGAAATCGCCGCCCGTGCCGAGGCAATGGCGGCAGCGGTGGAGGAGCGTGCGGAGGCCTGA
- the tkt gene encoding transketolase produces the protein MDIASLRAQHPDHWTKACAIRTLTLDAVAAANSGHSGMPMGMADVATVLWEKHLSFDAAAPDWPNRDRFILSAGHGSMLLYALLHLTGFADMTLAQVKNFRQWGAITAGHPEYGHAKGIETTTGPLGQGIANAVGFAMAEESLRARWGSKVIDHYTYVIAGDGCLMEGISQEAIGLAGKHQLSRLIVLWDNNGITIDGKVALSDVTDQSARFAASGWNVFSCDGHDPADIDRAITAAKASPRPAFVACKTHIALGSSAQDTSKGHGALTDAKLVADTKAAYGWPHAAFEIPADVKSAWEAIGARGAAARTAWEARLAALPAAKQAEFRRIFAGDAPAKLSGVIRALKKSAVETAPKVATRRASELVLEAVNPVMGETIGGSADLTGSNNTKTADLGVFDPLNRKGRYVYYGIREHGMAAAMNGMALHGGVRPYGGTFMCFTDYARPSMRLSALMGIPVVYVMTHDSIGLGEDGPTHQPVEHLAISRATPNTWVFRPADLVETAEAWECALTAKTTPSVLALSRQNLSAVRKTHTNQNLTAKGAYVLAEATGKRLAILIASGSEVEIALKARDLLEAQGIGTRVVSMPCMELFAEQDEAYRKKVLPAGAVRVAIEAGVRQGWDRWLLGERGRDGKCDFVGMSGFGASAPAERLYAEFGITAEAAAEKVKALL, from the coding sequence TTGGACATTGCAAGCCTGCGCGCCCAGCACCCCGATCATTGGACCAAAGCCTGCGCCATCCGCACCCTGACGCTCGATGCGGTCGCCGCCGCGAACTCGGGTCATTCCGGAATGCCGATGGGGATGGCCGACGTGGCGACCGTGCTGTGGGAAAAGCACCTGAGCTTCGACGCCGCCGCCCCCGACTGGCCGAACCGCGACCGCTTCATCCTGTCGGCGGGGCATGGCTCGATGCTGCTCTATGCGCTGCTGCACCTGACCGGCTTTGCCGACATGACGCTGGCGCAGGTCAAGAACTTCCGCCAGTGGGGCGCCATCACCGCAGGCCACCCCGAATACGGCCACGCCAAGGGCATCGAGACCACGACCGGCCCGCTGGGCCAGGGCATCGCCAATGCCGTGGGCTTTGCCATGGCCGAGGAATCGCTGCGCGCCCGCTGGGGCTCGAAGGTCATCGACCATTACACCTATGTCATCGCGGGCGACGGCTGCCTGATGGAAGGCATCAGCCAGGAGGCGATCGGCCTTGCGGGCAAGCATCAGCTTTCGCGCCTGATCGTGCTGTGGGACAACAACGGCATCACAATCGACGGCAAGGTGGCGCTGTCGGATGTCACCGACCAGAGCGCCCGTTTCGCCGCCTCGGGGTGGAACGTGTTTTCCTGCGACGGCCATGACCCCGCCGACATCGACCGCGCCATCACCGCCGCCAAGGCCTCGCCCCGCCCGGCCTTTGTCGCCTGCAAGACCCATATCGCGCTGGGGTCATCGGCGCAGGACACGTCGAAAGGCCACGGCGCGCTGACCGACGCCAAGCTGGTCGCCGACACCAAGGCCGCCTATGGCTGGCCCCATGCCGCCTTCGAGATTCCGGCCGATGTCAAATCGGCGTGGGAGGCGATCGGCGCCCGCGGTGCCGCCGCCCGCACCGCATGGGAGGCGCGGCTGGCCGCCCTGCCCGCCGCAAAGCAGGCCGAGTTCCGCCGCATCTTCGCGGGCGACGCCCCGGCGAAACTTTCCGGCGTGATCCGCGCGCTGAAGAAATCGGCCGTGGAAACCGCCCCCAAGGTCGCCACCCGCCGCGCCTCGGAACTGGTGCTGGAAGCCGTCAACCCGGTGATGGGCGAAACCATCGGCGGTTCCGCCGACCTGACCGGGTCGAACAACACCAAGACCGCCGACCTTGGCGTGTTCGACCCGCTGAACCGCAAGGGCCGCTACGTCTATTACGGCATCCGCGAACACGGCATGGCGGCGGCGATGAACGGCATGGCGCTCCATGGCGGGGTGCGGCCCTATGGCGGTACCTTCATGTGCTTCACCGATTACGCCCGCCCGTCGATGCGGCTTTCGGCGCTGATGGGCATTCCGGTGGTTTATGTCATGACGCATGATTCCATCGGTCTGGGCGAGGATGGCCCGACCCACCAGCCGGTCGAACACCTGGCGATCAGCCGCGCCACGCCCAACACATGGGTGTTCCGCCCCGCCGATCTGGTCGAAACCGCCGAGGCCTGGGAATGTGCGCTGACCGCGAAAACCACGCCCTCGGTGCTGGCGCTCAGCCGCCAGAACCTTTCCGCCGTGCGCAAGACCCACACCAACCAGAACCTGACCGCCAAGGGCGCCTATGTGCTGGCCGAGGCGACCGGCAAGCGGCTGGCGATCCTGATCGCCTCCGGGTCCGAGGTCGAGATTGCGCTGAAGGCCCGTGACCTGCTGGAGGCGCAGGGCATCGGCACCCGCGTCGTCTCGATGCCCTGCATGGAGCTGTTTGCCGAACAGGACGAGGCGTATCGCAAGAAGGTGCTGCCCGCTGGCGCGGTGCGTGTCGCCATCGAGGCCGGCGTGCGGCAGGGCTGGGACCGCTGGCTGCTGGGCGAGCGCGGCCGCGACGGCAAATGCGATTTCGTCGGCATGTCCGGCTTTGGCGCATCGGCCCCGGCCGAACGGCTTTATGCCGAATTCGGCATTACCGCCGAGGCGGCGGCCGAGAAGGTCAAGGCGCTGCTCTGA
- a CDS encoding DUF808 domain-containing protein → MSGLLALLDDVAAIAKVAAASIDDVAAGAAKAGAKAAGVVIDDAAVTPKYVHGFDADRELPIIWRITKGSLRNKLVILLPAALVLSNFAPQAITPLLMIGGSYLCFEGAEKIAHKLYPPDDHGVEAAVEDPAHLEESKVAGAIKTDFILSAEIMTIALAAIPPGSLVMEAVTLAVVGIGITAVVYGGVALIVKADDLGLHMSLRGRYRPTRAFGRGLVKAMPGFLTLLSTVGTAAMLWVGGSIVIHGMEVLGFGWLGHHIHDWAALAGQMVPQAVATVEWITKAALDGVFGLILGLALIPVAKWVVGPILGLARRLFRRDKAQSEH, encoded by the coding sequence ATGAGCGGTTTGCTGGCGCTGCTGGATGATGTGGCGGCGATTGCCAAGGTGGCTGCGGCCTCGATCGACGATGTGGCGGCGGGGGCGGCCAAGGCCGGGGCCAAGGCGGCGGGCGTGGTGATCGACGACGCCGCGGTGACGCCGAAATACGTCCACGGCTTTGACGCCGACCGCGAACTGCCGATCATCTGGCGCATCACCAAGGGGTCGCTGCGCAACAAGCTGGTGATCCTGCTGCCGGCCGCGCTGGTGCTGTCGAACTTCGCGCCGCAGGCGATCACGCCGCTTCTGATGATCGGCGGGTCATACCTGTGTTTCGAGGGCGCAGAGAAGATCGCCCACAAGCTTTATCCGCCCGATGACCATGGCGTCGAGGCCGCTGTCGAAGACCCGGCACATCTGGAGGAAAGCAAGGTCGCCGGAGCGATCAAGACCGATTTCATCCTGTCGGCGGAAATCATGACCATTGCGCTGGCGGCGATTCCGCCGGGCAGTCTGGTAATGGAGGCGGTGACGCTGGCCGTCGTGGGCATCGGCATCACCGCCGTGGTCTATGGCGGGGTGGCGCTGATCGTGAAGGCCGACGATCTGGGGCTGCACATGAGCTTGCGGGGGCGCTACCGGCCGACCCGCGCCTTCGGGCGCGGGCTGGTGAAGGCGATGCCGGGGTTCTTGACCCTGCTGTCAACGGTCGGCACGGCGGCGATGCTGTGGGTCGGCGGGTCGATCGTGATCCACGGGATGGAGGTGCTGGGGTTCGGCTGGCTCGGGCACCACATCCACGACTGGGCGGCGCTGGCCGGGCAGATGGTGCCGCAAGCGGTGGCGACGGTGGAGTGGATCACCAAGGCCGCACTGGATGGCGTGTTCGGGCTGATACTTGGCCTCGCGCTGATCCCGGTGGCCAAGTGGGTGGTCGGGCCGATCCTTGGGCTGGCCCGCCGATTATTCCGTCGCGACAAGGCGCAATCCGAACATTGA
- the gap gene encoding type I glyceraldehyde-3-phosphate dehydrogenase yields the protein MTVKVAINGFGRIGRNVLRAIIESGRTDIEVVAINDLGPVETNAHLLRFDSVHGRFPATVTTTATTIDVGRGPIEVSAIRNPAELPWGHIDIVLECTGIFTDKDKAQIHLQNGARRVLVSAPSTGADKTIVYGVNHDTLTAADLIVSNASCTTNCLAPVAQVLHQAVGITRGFMTTIHSYTGDQPTLDTMHKDLYRARAAALSMIPTSTGAAKAVGLVLPELKGKLDGVAIRVPTPNVSVVDLVFEASRTTTVEEINDAIRTAANGRLKGILGFTDQPNVSTDFNHDPHSSIFHMDQTKVMDGTMVRILSWYDNEWGFSNRMADTAVAMGKLI from the coding sequence ATGACCGTCAAAGTGGCAATCAACGGCTTCGGCCGCATCGGGCGCAACGTGCTGCGCGCCATCATCGAATCGGGGCGCACCGACATCGAGGTGGTGGCGATCAACGATCTGGGTCCGGTGGAAACCAACGCCCACCTGCTGCGCTTCGATTCGGTGCATGGCCGCTTCCCCGCCACGGTGACCACCACCGCCACCACGATCGACGTAGGCCGCGGCCCGATCGAGGTTTCCGCGATCCGCAACCCGGCCGAGCTGCCCTGGGGCCATATCGACATCGTGCTGGAATGCACCGGCATCTTCACCGACAAGGACAAGGCGCAAATCCACCTCCAGAACGGCGCGCGCCGCGTGCTGGTCTCGGCGCCCTCGACCGGGGCCGACAAGACCATCGTCTATGGCGTCAACCACGACACCCTGACCGCCGCCGACCTGATCGTGTCGAACGCCTCCTGCACCACCAACTGCCTTGCTCCGGTGGCGCAGGTGCTGCATCAGGCCGTGGGCATCACCCGCGGCTTCATGACCACGATCCACAGCTACACCGGCGACCAGCCGACGCTCGACACGATGCACAAGGATCTGTATCGCGCCCGCGCCGCAGCCCTGTCGATGATCCCGACCTCCACCGGGGCGGCCAAGGCGGTGGGTCTGGTGCTGCCCGAACTGAAGGGCAAGCTTGACGGCGTGGCGATCCGGGTGCCGACGCCCAACGTCTCGGTCGTCGATCTGGTGTTCGAGGCGTCGCGCACCACCACGGTCGAGGAGATCAATGACGCTATCCGCACCGCCGCGAATGGCCGCCTGAAGGGCATCCTGGGCTTCACCGACCAGCCCAATGTCAGCACCGATTTCAACCACGACCCACATTCCTCGATCTTCCACATGGATCAGACCAAGGTGATGGATGGCACGATGGTGCGGATCCTGAGCTGGTACGACAACGAATGGGGCTTCTCCAACCGCATGGCCGACACCGCCGTGGCGATGGGCAAGCTGATCTGA
- the coaD gene encoding pantetheine-phosphate adenylyltransferase — translation MRIGLYPGTFDPVTLGHVDIIQRAMALVDRLVIGVAINRDKGPLFPLEQRVAMVEAECAGIVAKTGGEIVVHPFENLLIDCARDVGAGIILRGLRAVADFEYEFQMVGMNRALDASIETVFLMADVRRQAIASKLVKEIARLGGDVSKFVTPAVQEALVERYA, via the coding sequence ATGCGCATCGGTCTTTATCCCGGAACCTTCGATCCGGTCACCCTGGGGCATGTGGATATCATCCAGCGTGCCATGGCGCTGGTGGACCGGCTGGTGATCGGGGTGGCGATCAACCGCGACAAGGGCCCGCTGTTCCCGCTGGAGCAGCGCGTCGCCATGGTCGAGGCCGAATGCGCCGGGATCGTCGCGAAGACCGGCGGCGAGATCGTGGTGCATCCGTTCGAGAACCTGCTGATCGACTGCGCCCGCGATGTCGGCGCCGGGATCATCCTGCGCGGCCTGCGTGCGGTGGCAGATTTCGAATACGAATTCCAGATGGTGGGCATGAACCGCGCGCTGGATGCCAGCATCGAGACGGTGTTCCTGATGGCCGACGTGCGGCGGCAGGCGATCGCCTCGAAGCTGGTGAAGGAGATTGCCCGGCTTGGCGGCGACGTGTCGAAGTTCGTCACGCCGGCGGTGCAGGAAGCACTGGTGGAACGTTACGCCTGA
- a CDS encoding CBS domain-containing protein: MLVQQILNSKSDSAVVTVAPGTTVAAAVALLSARRIGALIVTADGRQVDGILSERDIVRELGRKGPSVLTQPVESIMTARIVACARQDPAVQVMQRMTDGRFRHMPVMDGDAMVGVISIGDVVKARLSELEMEMGALEGMIKGF, translated from the coding sequence ATGCTTGTTCAACAGATCCTGAACTCGAAGTCGGACAGCGCGGTGGTCACGGTGGCCCCCGGCACCACGGTGGCGGCTGCCGTGGCGCTGCTGTCGGCGCGGCGGATCGGGGCGCTGATCGTGACGGCCGATGGCAGGCAGGTCGACGGCATCCTGTCGGAACGCGACATCGTGCGCGAACTGGGGCGCAAGGGGCCGTCGGTCCTGACCCAGCCGGTAGAATCGATCATGACGGCGCGGATCGTCGCCTGTGCCCGCCAGGACCCGGCGGTTCAGGTGATGCAGCGCATGACCGACGGCCGGTTCCGCCACATGCCGGTGATGGACGGCGACGCCATGGTGGGGGTGATCTCGATCGGCGACGTGGTAAAGGCACGGCTGTCGGAGCTTGAGATGGAAATGGGCGCACTGGAAGGCATGATCAAGGGATTCTGA
- a CDS encoding LysR family transcriptional regulator, with the protein MDWDDLRLFLAVARAESLSGAGKALRLDPATLGRRVSRLEEALAARLFTRSPQGYLLTEDGQRLLTHAERAEQAMAGAEEALRGTPGALSGQVRIGAPDGCANYLLPQVLAAICDANPGLEVQIVALPRVFNLSKREADMAIAVSRPEAGRLTVQKVTDYRLHLAASRAYLAQAAPLRTREDLAGHRMVGYIADMIFDKELDYLTGIGAGPVPLASNSVSVQLNWLRHGAGLGIVHDFAMPSAPELVKVLEGEIALTRTFWLIRHADDGRLERLTRFADLLLQGIRREVARLEALT; encoded by the coding sequence ATGGATTGGGACGACCTGCGGTTGTTTCTGGCAGTGGCGCGGGCCGAAAGCCTGTCGGGTGCCGGCAAGGCGCTGCGGCTTGACCCGGCGACGCTGGGGCGCCGTGTTTCCCGGCTGGAGGAGGCGCTGGCGGCGCGGCTGTTCACCCGTTCGCCGCAGGGGTATCTGCTGACCGAGGACGGCCAGCGCCTGCTGACCCATGCCGAACGCGCCGAACAGGCGATGGCGGGGGCCGAGGAGGCGCTGCGCGGCACGCCCGGCGCGTTGTCGGGCCAGGTGCGGATCGGCGCGCCGGACGGCTGCGCCAACTACCTGCTGCCGCAGGTGCTGGCCGCGATCTGCGATGCCAATCCGGGGCTGGAGGTGCAGATCGTCGCCCTGCCGCGCGTCTTCAACCTGTCGAAGCGCGAGGCCGACATGGCGATTGCCGTCAGCCGCCCCGAGGCGGGTCGCCTGACCGTGCAGAAGGTGACCGATTACCGGCTCCATCTGGCGGCGAGCCGCGCCTATCTGGCGCAGGCCGCACCGCTGCGCACGCGCGAGGATCTGGCAGGGCACCGCATGGTCGGCTACATCGCCGACATGATCTTCGACAAGGAACTGGACTATCTGACCGGGATCGGCGCGGGGCCGGTGCCGCTGGCCTCGAACTCGGTTTCGGTGCAGCTGAACTGGCTGCGCCATGGCGCCGGGTTGGGCATCGTGCATGATTTCGCCATGCCCTCGGCCCCCGAACTGGTGAAGGTGCTGGAGGGCGAGATCGCGCTCACCCGCACCTTCTGGCTGATCCGGCACGCCGATGATGGCCGGCTGGAGCGGCTGACCCGATTTGCCGACCTGCTGTTGCAGGGGATACGGCGCGAGGTGGCCCGTCTGGAAGCTTTGACTTGA
- a CDS encoding CoA-acylating methylmalonate-semialdehyde dehydrogenase, with protein MKDLSHWINGRHVAGTSGRFADVFNPATGEVQARVPLASKAELDVAVADAAAAQVKWGATNPQKRGRVMMALVGLINRDMDKLAEALSREHGKTLPDAKGDIQRGLEVIEYCINAAQMLKGEFTDSAGPGIDMYSMRQPLGVAAGITPFNFPAMIPLWKMGPALACGNAFILKPSERDPSVPLMLAELFQEAGLPDGVLQVINGDKEAVDAILDNPTVAAIGFVGSTPIAEYIYGRGCSNGKRVQCFGGAKNHMIIMPDADLDQAADALVGAGYGAAGERCMAISVAVPVGAATADALIAKLIPRIEKLKVGPFTAGNDVDYGPVVTAAAKANILRLVQSGVDQGATLVVDGRDFSLQGYESGYFVGPHLFDHVTTDMDIYRKEIFGPVLSTVRAETYEQALGYAMDHEYGNGTAIFTRDGDTARDFANRVNVGMIGINVPIPVPLAYHTFGGWKKSGFGDLNQHGPDAFRFYTRTKTITSRWPSGIKEGSAFNFKAMD; from the coding sequence ATGAAAGATCTCAGCCACTGGATCAACGGCCGTCACGTCGCGGGCACCTCGGGGCGTTTCGCCGACGTGTTCAACCCGGCCACCGGCGAGGTGCAGGCGCGTGTGCCGCTGGCCTCGAAGGCCGAGCTTGACGTGGCGGTGGCCGACGCCGCAGCGGCGCAGGTGAAATGGGGCGCCACCAACCCGCAGAAACGCGGCCGGGTGATGATGGCGCTGGTAGGCCTGATCAACCGCGACATGGACAAGCTTGCCGAGGCGCTGAGCCGCGAACACGGCAAGACGCTGCCCGACGCCAAGGGCGACATCCAGCGCGGGCTGGAGGTGATCGAATACTGCATCAACGCGGCACAGATGCTGAAGGGCGAATTCACCGACAGCGCCGGCCCCGGCATCGACATGTATTCGATGCGCCAACCGCTGGGCGTGGCGGCGGGCATCACGCCGTTCAACTTCCCCGCGATGATCCCGCTGTGGAAGATGGGCCCGGCGCTGGCCTGCGGCAACGCCTTCATCCTCAAACCGTCCGAGCGCGACCCCTCGGTGCCGCTGATGCTGGCCGAGCTGTTCCAGGAGGCGGGCCTGCCCGACGGCGTGCTGCAGGTGATCAACGGCGACAAGGAGGCGGTCGATGCCATCCTCGACAACCCGACCGTCGCCGCGATCGGCTTTGTCGGCTCGACCCCGATCGCGGAATACATCTATGGCCGCGGCTGTTCCAACGGCAAGCGGGTCCAGTGTTTCGGCGGGGCCAAGAACCACATGATCATCATGCCGGATGCCGATCTGGATCAGGCCGCCGATGCGCTGGTGGGGGCCGGCTACGGGGCGGCGGGCGAACGCTGCATGGCGATCTCGGTCGCGGTGCCGGTGGGGGCGGCCACGGCGGATGCCCTGATCGCCAAGCTGATCCCGCGGATCGAAAAGCTGAAGGTCGGCCCCTTCACCGCCGGCAATGATGTCGATTACGGCCCGGTGGTTACGGCCGCCGCCAAGGCCAACATCCTGCGGCTGGTGCAGTCAGGCGTCGATCAGGGCGCGACGCTGGTGGTCGATGGCCGCGACTTCAGCCTGCAGGGCTACGAGAGCGGCTATTTCGTCGGCCCGCACCTGTTCGACCACGTCACGACCGACATGGATATCTATCGCAAGGAAATCTTCGGGCCGGTGCTGTCCACCGTCCGGGCCGAGACCTACGAGCAGGCGCTGGGTTATGCGATGGATCATGAATACGGCAACGGCACCGCGATCTTCACCCGCGACGGCGACACGGCGCGCGATTTCGCCAACCGGGTCAACGTGGGCATGATCGGGATCAACGTGCCGATTCCGGTGCCGCTGGCTTACCACACCTTCGGTGGCTGGAAGAAATCCGGCTTCGGTGACCTCAATCAGCACGGGCCGGATGCGTTCCGTTTCTATACCCGGACCAAGACGATCACCTCGCGCTGGCCGAGCGGGATCAAGGAAGGCTCCGCCTTCAACTTCAAGGCGATGGACTGA